From Triticum urartu cultivar G1812 chromosome 2, Tu2.1, whole genome shotgun sequence, a single genomic window includes:
- the LOC125537258 gene encoding methionine aminopeptidase 1B, chloroplastic-like isoform X1 has translation MSPGASCSGVPVPPRPAGTHTFLLPAAPPFVSKFTINRRDPRTASSCFGKAITPKRCFVVAGGLTWVDGVEEELMELQKTQEQSSGKLKKRAPLRRGKVYPQLPVPEHIPRPSYVGANIPQELPAVRQIHNAEGIAGMRAACKLAARVLDFAGTLVKPSVTTNEIDRAVHHMIVEAGAYPSPLGYGGFPKSICTSVNECVCHGLPDSTQLQNGDIINIDVNVFLNGYHGGTSRTFVCGEADESIKHFLKAAEECSEKGISVCRDGVNYRKIGKKISKLAYFYGYHVVERFVGHGIGTMLHSEPLILHHANENSGRMVEGQTFTIEPILTMDKAECVTWENGWTTVTADGSWAAQFEHTVLVTRTGVEILTKL, from the exons ATGTCACCTGGAGCGTCATGTTCCGGCGTTCCGGTACCACCCCGCCCGGCCGGAACCCACACATTCCTCCTGCCGGCGGCTCCCCCGTTCGTCTCAAAGTTCACCATCAATCGAAGAGATCCTCGGACGGCCTCTTCTTGTTTTG GTAAAGCAATAACGCCAAAGCGCTGCTTTGTCGTGGCCGGCGGACTTACTTGGGTTGATGGGGTTGAAGAAGAGCTCATGGAGCTACAAAA GACACAAGAGCAAAGTTCAGGCAAGTTAAAGAAGAGGGCGCCTTTGAGGCGTGGAAAGGTCTATCCCCAACTTCCTGTACCAGAACACATTCCAAGACCTTCTTATGTGGGTGCAAACATACCACAAGAACTACCCGCAGTTCGCCAAATACACAATGCCGAAGGTATCGCTGGGATGAGAGCTGCTTGCAAACTTGCTGCCCGTGTACTGGACTTCGCGGGAACATTGGTTAAG CCATCAGTTACTACAAATGAAATCGACAGGGCGGTGCATCATATGATAGTTGAGGCGGGTGCTTATCCTTCTCCACTTGGCTATGGTGGATTTCCTAAAAGTATCTGCACATCAGTAAATGAGTGTGTCTGCCATGGACTACCTGATTCAACACAGCTGCAG AATGGAGACATCATAAATATTGATGTAAATGTGTTCCTAAAT GGGTACCATGGCGGAACTTCCAGAACATTTGTATGCGGAGAAGCGGATGAATCTATCAAGCATTTCCTAAAG GCAGCTGAAGAATGCTCGGAGAAGGGTATTTCTGTCTGCAGGGACGGTGTAAACTACAGAAAAATTGGCAAGAAGATAAG TAAGCTTGCTTATTTCTACGGCTATCATGTGGTGGAGCGCTTTGTTGGACATGGAATTGGAACTATGTTGCATTCTGAGCCACTTATCCTCCATCATG CAAATGAAAACTCTGGTCGAATGGTTGAAGGTCAAACATTCACAATTG AACCTATACTTACAATGGACAAAGCAGAGTGTGTTACATGGGAAAATGGATGGACTACTGTCACAGCCGATGGCAGCTGGGCAGCACAGTTTGAGCACACTGTATTGGTCACTAGGACGGGCGTAGAGAtattgacaaaactttga
- the LOC125537259 gene encoding uncharacterized protein LOC125537259, translating into MEVTAPSGVAVVSAGHRSPRPKTRTPNTVEAEQTGDGEADCRRGPSAPRGKPRFVTVDVGKYRPAQSSSRQMAAKQGHPPQGVASSRGSGAVAGTCHLHLAAADHGRCRGDPQPPPPGSTRAQPSSRSRTPKGSCRAARVLATPGPEARPSGSGAAVAKP; encoded by the coding sequence ATGGAGGTTACGGCACCCTCAGGTGTCGCCGTTGTCAGCGCAGGCCATCGTTCGCCCCGGCCCAAGACCAGAACCCCAAATACCGTCGAAGCAGAGCAGACAGGAGATGGGGAAGCAGACTGCCGGAGAGGACCATCAGCACCAAGAGGGAAACCACGTTTCGTCACCGTCGATGTAGGGAAGTACCGGCCAGCGCAGAGCAGCAGCCGCCAGATGGCTGCCAAACAAGGCCATCCACCGCAGGGGGTCGCGTCGAGCAGGGGTAGTGGCGCCGTCGCGGGGACCTGCCACCTGCACCTTGCTGCCGCCGACCATGGCCGCTGCCGCGGTGacccgcagcctccgccacctggATCCACCAGGGCACAGCCAAGCAGCCGCAGCCGCACCCCCAAAGGGTCGTGCCGCGCTGCCCGCGTGCTCGCCACGCCAGGTCCAGAGGCCCGACCCTCTGGATCTGGGGCCGCCGTCGCGAAACCCTAG
- the LOC125537258 gene encoding methionine aminopeptidase 1B, chloroplastic-like isoform X2, whose translation MSPGASCSGVPVPPRPAGTHTFLLPAAPPFVSKFTINRRDPRTASSCFGKAITPKRCFVVAGGLTWVDGVEEELMELQKTQEQSSGKLKKRAPLRRGKVYPQLPVPEHIPRPSYVGANIPQELPAVRQIHNAEGIAGMRAACKLAARVLDFAGTLVKPSVTTNEIDRAVHHMIVEAGAYPSPLGYGGFPKSICTSVNECVCHGLPDSTQLQNGDIINIDVNVFLNGYHGGTSRTFVCGEADESIKHFLKAAEECSEKGISVCRDGVNYRKIGKKIRWASPLNPNHSLSAFHFSYNQPLMYWAP comes from the exons ATGTCACCTGGAGCGTCATGTTCCGGCGTTCCGGTACCACCCCGCCCGGCCGGAACCCACACATTCCTCCTGCCGGCGGCTCCCCCGTTCGTCTCAAAGTTCACCATCAATCGAAGAGATCCTCGGACGGCCTCTTCTTGTTTTG GTAAAGCAATAACGCCAAAGCGCTGCTTTGTCGTGGCCGGCGGACTTACTTGGGTTGATGGGGTTGAAGAAGAGCTCATGGAGCTACAAAA GACACAAGAGCAAAGTTCAGGCAAGTTAAAGAAGAGGGCGCCTTTGAGGCGTGGAAAGGTCTATCCCCAACTTCCTGTACCAGAACACATTCCAAGACCTTCTTATGTGGGTGCAAACATACCACAAGAACTACCCGCAGTTCGCCAAATACACAATGCCGAAGGTATCGCTGGGATGAGAGCTGCTTGCAAACTTGCTGCCCGTGTACTGGACTTCGCGGGAACATTGGTTAAG CCATCAGTTACTACAAATGAAATCGACAGGGCGGTGCATCATATGATAGTTGAGGCGGGTGCTTATCCTTCTCCACTTGGCTATGGTGGATTTCCTAAAAGTATCTGCACATCAGTAAATGAGTGTGTCTGCCATGGACTACCTGATTCAACACAGCTGCAG AATGGAGACATCATAAATATTGATGTAAATGTGTTCCTAAAT GGGTACCATGGCGGAACTTCCAGAACATTTGTATGCGGAGAAGCGGATGAATCTATCAAGCATTTCCTAAAG GCAGCTGAAGAATGCTCGGAGAAGGGTATTTCTGTCTGCAGGGACGGTGTAAACTACAGAAAAATTGGCAAGAAGATAAG GTGGGCGTCACCGCTCAATCCCAACCATTCATTATCTGCTTTCCATTTTAGTTACAACCAGCCTCTTATGTATTGGGCACCTTAG